From a single Mycobacteriales bacterium genomic region:
- a CDS encoding cupredoxin domain-containing protein has product MRRALAAVAAVVAAFAVTTPAHAATVPYVVSAAFLFTPGDVSVARGETLTLVNLDPAAHDVTALDVGPGGPLFRSATIDRPGQTAVVTGVESLEPGVYEFYCSVHTEMHGTVSVA; this is encoded by the coding sequence ATGCGCCGGGCGCTGGCGGCGGTCGCGGCGGTCGTGGCGGCGTTCGCGGTGACGACCCCGGCGCACGCGGCGACCGTGCCGTACGTCGTCTCCGCGGCGTTCCTGTTCACCCCAGGCGACGTGTCGGTGGCGCGCGGCGAGACGCTGACGCTGGTCAACCTCGACCCCGCCGCGCACGACGTGACGGCGCTCGACGTGGGTCCCGGCGGGCCGCTGTTCCGGTCGGCGACGATCGACCGGCCGGGCCAGACGGCGGTCGTGACGGGCGTCGAGTCGCTGGAGCCGGGCGTCTACGAGTTCTACTGCTCGGTGCACACGGAGATGCACGGAACGGTCTCCGTGGCGTAG
- a CDS encoding Gfo/Idh/MocA family oxidoreductase produces MSMVTVVADLEHPGAAEAFAGYARRCGCTVEERASADGLAGSALLDVVVVLSDRPPSVETERALAAYADRGGVLVLAGPTAAAWRESTGLLERAGLVPLGPTVPHELRVRPGRDAGDVAARLDGDLLTHGPLLLLEKVLDDVEVLLTANWQLVDHPVATVRRAAGTVAAFTLGAAPEAWDGVALPRLLHRVVRHALRIADGPEVRVGLLGYGAIGAEHATAVALTEGLSLAAVCDRNAGRVAAALSLAPGARAVADADALLADDGVDLVIVSTPPDTHAAWALRALTAGKHVVVEKPFCLTTAEADDMVALARERDRVLAVYQNRRWDADFLALRRVVRSGAIGEVFHLESFVGGYGHPCNYWHSDEEVSGGAIYDWGSHHLDWTLDLMPQPVEWVSAVAHKRVWHDVTNADHSRVTVHFADGAEAEFVHSDLAATPKPKWYVIGTRGAVRGDWRYERVVARDAVGNLAEDRLTAAESPALLTVCTPDGYGGVHEQRLSVPPPPARPFHRELADRLLSGEPMSVTPEGSRRNIAVMEAATASARDGGRPVAPREVVG; encoded by the coding sequence ATGAGCATGGTCACGGTCGTCGCGGACCTGGAGCACCCGGGCGCGGCAGAGGCTTTCGCGGGCTACGCCCGCCGGTGCGGCTGCACGGTCGAGGAGCGCGCGAGCGCGGACGGGTTGGCGGGGTCGGCGCTGCTCGACGTCGTCGTCGTCCTCAGCGACCGCCCGCCCTCGGTGGAGACGGAGCGGGCGCTGGCGGCGTACGCCGACCGCGGCGGGGTGCTGGTGCTCGCCGGGCCGACGGCGGCGGCGTGGCGCGAGTCGACCGGCCTGCTGGAGCGCGCCGGCCTGGTGCCGCTCGGGCCGACCGTGCCGCACGAGCTGCGGGTGCGGCCCGGCCGCGACGCCGGCGACGTCGCCGCGCGGCTCGACGGCGACCTGCTCACGCACGGGCCGTTGCTGCTGCTGGAGAAGGTGCTCGACGACGTCGAGGTGCTGCTCACGGCCAACTGGCAGCTCGTCGACCACCCGGTCGCGACCGTGCGGCGGGCGGCCGGGACCGTGGCGGCGTTCACGCTGGGCGCGGCGCCGGAGGCGTGGGACGGCGTGGCGCTGCCGCGGCTGCTGCACCGCGTCGTGCGGCACGCGTTGCGGATCGCCGACGGGCCGGAGGTACGCGTCGGGCTGCTCGGCTACGGCGCGATCGGCGCGGAGCACGCGACCGCCGTCGCGCTCACCGAGGGGCTGTCGCTGGCGGCGGTCTGTGACCGCAACGCCGGCCGCGTCGCGGCGGCGCTCTCGCTCGCGCCGGGCGCCCGCGCGGTCGCCGACGCGGACGCGCTGCTCGCCGACGACGGCGTCGACCTGGTGATCGTGTCCACGCCGCCGGACACGCACGCGGCGTGGGCGCTGCGCGCGCTGACGGCCGGCAAGCACGTCGTGGTGGAGAAGCCGTTCTGCCTCACCACCGCCGAGGCCGACGACATGGTGGCGCTCGCGCGCGAGCGCGACCGGGTGCTCGCCGTCTACCAGAACCGCCGCTGGGACGCCGACTTCCTCGCGCTGCGCCGGGTCGTGCGGTCGGGCGCGATCGGGGAGGTGTTCCACCTCGAGTCGTTCGTCGGCGGGTACGGCCACCCGTGCAACTACTGGCACTCCGACGAGGAGGTCAGCGGCGGCGCGATCTACGACTGGGGCAGCCACCACCTCGACTGGACGCTCGACCTGATGCCACAGCCGGTCGAGTGGGTGTCGGCCGTCGCGCACAAGCGGGTCTGGCACGACGTCACCAACGCCGACCACAGCCGCGTCACCGTCCACTTCGCCGACGGCGCGGAGGCGGAGTTCGTCCACTCCGACCTCGCCGCGACCCCCAAGCCGAAGTGGTACGTCATCGGCACCCGCGGCGCCGTCCGCGGCGACTGGCGGTACGAGCGCGTCGTCGCCCGCGACGCCGTCGGCAACCTCGCCGAGGACCGCCTCACCGCCGCCGAGTCGCCCGCGCTGCTGACCGTCTGCACGCCCGACGGGTACGGCGGCGTCCACGAGCAGCGGCTGTCCGTGCCGCCGCCGCCGGCGCGGCCGTTCCACCGCGAGCTCGCCGACCGGCTGCTCTCCGGCGAGCCGATGTCGGTCACGCCCGAGGGGTCGCGCCGCAACATCGCGGTCATGGAGGCGGCGACCGCGTCCGCGCGCGACGGCGGCCGCCCGGTGGCGCCGCGGGAGGTGGTCGGATGA